GCTGAAAGTACTTGGAGGGAAGCCTCCTGGGAGGATAGGAACTTGCCAAGCTTTTTTATTTTTTGTAAATTTTAGAAAATAATTGAAAGAATAAAAAAAGAAAGTTTATTAAATTTTAAACTTTCTTTTCTATAGATTTATAAATTAGGAAAATACTCCTTTATAGTTTCAAGAACCCCGTTATTATCATTATCCTCTTTAGTGATAAAATTTGCTACTTCTTTTAATTGAGAATGAGCATTTTTCATAGCATAACTATATTTAGCTTCCTCCATCATAGAATAATCATTTAAATAATCTCCAAAAACCATAGTTTCATCATAAGAGATATTTAAATTTTGTTGAGTCATTCTTATAGCCATTCCTTTACTAGTATCTAGTTTTCCTAAGTCCATCCAAACTTTACCAGATATTACAACTTGAAATTTATCCTCATAACCTTTAAAATATTTATAACTATTTTTTTCAGAAATCAAAAAATCACAAACCGCTATTTTAAAGAATTCATCTTCTACTTCGTTTAAATCATCAACAATTTCTAACTTATTATAGTATTTAGATATTTCCTCTTTAAAACCACACCTATCATTATAATATATATTTTTCTCAACATATGCAGATTTTTTTCCACAAAGTATAGGCACAATTCCTTTTATATTTTTACAGATATTAAGAAGAAAAAAAACATCTTCTCTTTTCATAGTATTACTATATATCTCTTTTTCTTGATACATAACACAAGCACCATTTTCACTAATAAAAAGCATATTATCCTTTATATTTTTAAATCTTTCAACTAAATTATAATAGGGTCTACCACTAGCAACAGCAAAAATTACATCTTGTTTAGATAATTTATCTTGAATCTCCCAAAATTCATCATTAATTTCGTTTTTACTATTTAGTAATGTCCCATCCATATCAGTAATAATTAGCTTTATCATTTCTGCCCCCTCTCAATTTTTTAATATTATAGCATAAAAAATTATTTTTTTAAAAGAGGATTATATTTCTTCATAAAAATATATGAGAATATTAAAGTAATTCCTTCAGTAACAAACATGGTAATCCAAATTCCAGTAGTACCTAAAAATATAGGAAGTATAAGAATGAATAAGACTAAAAGTAAAATTCCTCTTAGCATAGTAATAATAGTAGAGATTTTAACCATATCTACAGCTGTAAAATATCCAGCACTAAAAATATTAAATCCACATATTAAGTAAGCAAAGCTATAAGTTGTAAGAGCTTTTTTAGTGAGATTAATATCTTCAACATCATTTAAAAATATAGATACAATGTTTGCAGAAAAAATATTGATTAAAGTGTAGAAGAATATTCCTAATACTCCAAGGATAAAGAAACTATTTTTAATTATTTCAAAGATTTTTTTATGCTCTTTAGCTCCAAGATTAAAACTTAGTATAGGTTGTACCCCTTGATTAAAGCCTATCATAGTCATAGTGATAAAAGAGGAAATATATCCAATTATTCCAAAAGCTGATACTCCTTTTTCTCCTAGATTTTTTAAAATAACTAAATTGAAAACAAAGATTGAAATTCCTGTAGAAACCTCAGCTAAAAATTCAGCAAATCCAACTTTCATAATTTTTAATAGATTTAAAAAGGAATACTTGATTTTAACAAATTTAATTCTTTTAGTTCTAAAAAATATATAGTAAAAAAGAAGTGATGTAGTAGTAACTTGAGAAAGTCCTGTAGCAAAGGCGGCTCCTTTTATACCCCAGTGAAAAATTACAACAAAGATATAATCTAACAAAATATTTACTACTCCCCCAGTTATTACACAAAGAGTAGGATAGACAGGATTACCATCTACTTTGATATATATCTCTAAAGCATAACCAGTCATATAGCATACACAAAATAAAATAATAACACTGAGATAATCTTTAACATATGGATAAAGATTTCCACCACCACCTAAGAAATTTATAACTGGTTCCATAAATATAGTTATTAAGATTGAAATAAGAATACCACAACTTAAAAGGGAGCAAACTGCAGTGGTAAATATCTTATTTCCTGCTGTTCAGTCACCTTCACCATAGTGTATAGCAATCATAGTAGAACTACCTATAGCTATCATTATACCAATAGCAAAGGTAAGATTTATAAGTGGCATAGTAATATTAACACCAGCTAAACCTAAAGCTCCAACATATTTTCCTATAAATATTCCATCTACCATTGTATAAAGTGTAAATATCCACATAGATACAACAGAGGGAATAGCATACCTAAGTATTGTTTTAAAAACTGTTTTTTCATATTTCATAAAATCACCTCCTAATAAAAATTTATATTGTTATTATAAACCTTAGAATAGTTCAAGAGTCAAGAAAAATATGATATAATAGTATTTGAGGTGGATTTATGAAAAAGTTATATAAAATTGGAGATATAAGTAAATTGTATAATATAAGTAATGATATTTTGAGATATTATGAAAAAATAGGACTTTTGATTCCAGATGTAAGAGGAGAAAATGGATATAGATATTATTCAGAAAGCCAGTTATGGAAACTAAATAATATTCGTAGTCTAAGAAATTTAGGAGTAAGTTTGAATGAGATAATAGATTTTTTAAATACAAGAAGTATAAAAAAAACAAAAGAAATGATAAAGTTCCAGCTAAAAAAAATAGATGAAAATTTGCGAGAATTATTGAAATTAAAAGAGGAGTTAGAATTAAAAAAAGAGAATATAAGATATTTTGAACATTTTTCTGATTATGAGATACCAAGAATAAAATATTATCCTAAACGTTATATATTACTAAAAAATGGGAAATTTAAAGATGAAAATGAGATAAATTTAGAGTTAAAAAAACTTAAAAGAAAATCAGAAGAAGACAATGATTTTATTTTTACAGAGAGTGAGATAGGAACAGTAATAAAACTAGAGGAGTGGGAAAAAGGAAATTACTCTGACTATATAGGGACATTTATAATTACAAATGAAATTAAGGAAAATTTTTTAGATGAAGGAGAATACCTTACATATTTTTTCAGTGGAGATTACATTAATTTAAGTAAACATTATAAAAAATTAAAAGAATTTATAAGAGAAAATAATTATAGAGTTTGTGGAAATATAATTGAGTTATATCATATAGAGATGCATATTACTGAAAATAAAGAGGAATATGTTACAGAGATACAAATTCCATTGGAAAAAAAATGAAAAAAGTTATATAATATGAAGTAAAATGAAAAAAACATAAGGGGATTTATATGGAAAAAAATAGAAAATTTTACTTAAAGCTTTTCCTTTCAACATTTTATCTGAGTGCTTTTACATTTGGAGGAGGATATGTAATAGTACCACTTATGAGGAAAAAATTTGTAAATGAGTATGGGTGGATAGATGAAAATGAGATGATAGATTTAATAGCAATAGCCCAGTCAGCACCAGGAGTAATAGCAATAAATGCATCTTTAATAATAGGATATAAATTAGCAGGTATACTAGGAGCGATAATAGCATTGGTAGGAACAGTACTTCCTCCTTTAATAATAATATCAATTATTTCACTTTTTTATATAGCTTTTAGAGATAATAGAATAGTAAATGGAGCTATGCAAGGTATGCAGGCAGGAGTAGCAGCAGTTATAGCTGATGTTGTCTTTAAAATGGTTGGAGATATAAGGAAAAAGGATAAACTTTCAACTTATTTAATGATAATTGTTTTTATAGCAACATTCTTTGTAAATATTATAGTTATAATATTAACTTGTGGAGTTTTTGGAATTATATACAATAGATATATAAGAAAGAGAGTGAAGTAGAGATGGTATTATTACAATTATATTGGAGCTTTTTTAAAATAGGATTATTTAGTATAGGAGGGGGATATGCCTCTCTACCATTAATACAAAAAGAGGTAGTAGATTTACATCAATGGATAACAATGACAGAGTTTACTGACATTATAACAATATCTCAGATGACACCAGGACCAATAGCTATAAATACTTCAACTTTTGTAGGAACGCAAATAGGAGGACTATTAGGAGCTATAGTTGCAACTTTAGGTTGTGTTAGTCCATCATTTATAATAGTTTTATTTTTAGCACATATATATGTAAAGTATAGAAATTTAGATACAGTATCAAATATACTTTATGGATTGAGACCAGCAGTAGTATCTCTTATTGGAGCAGCAGGATTATCAATAATATTTTTAGCTTTTTTTGGACAAAGAAATTTTAGTTTAGATTTGTCTATTAATTATATTTCAGTTATATTTTTTATAGTAGGAATGTTTTTTTTAAGAAAATATAAAAGTAGCCCAATATATGTAATGTTAGGATGTGGAGTAGCAGGGGCTATAATTTATAATATTTAGGAGTAGAAGATGATAGTAGGATTGACAGGTGGAATAGCTAGTGGAAAATCTACTGTAAGTAATCTATTTAGAAAATATGGAATAGAGATAGTAGATGCTGATAAGGTAGCTAAAGAAGTGAGTGAGAAGAAAGAGAGTATAGAAAAAATTAGTAATATTTTTGGAAAAGATATCTTAGATAGTGATGGAAAAATAGTAAGAGAAAAATTGAGAGAAAAAGCTTTTAAAAATAGAGAATTGCTTCAAGAATTAAATAAAATTATACATCCACAAGTGATGGAATATTTTAAAAGAAAAAAAGAGGAAAATTCAAAAGATGAGATTTTAATATTTGATATTCCATTACTATATGAGGCAAAGATGGAGTATCTTTGTGACAAAATAATAGTAGTAGGAGTAGATGTTCAAAAACAAATAAGAAGAGTAGTAGCTAGAGATGGAAGTAGTGAAGAGTTAGCTAAGAAAATAATTTTTAATCAGATGCCTTTAAATGAAAAAATAAAAAAGGCAGATATAGTAATAATGAATGATGGAACATTAGATGAATTAGAAGAAAAAGTAATGAAGATATATAGAGAATTAAAAGAGAGGTAAGAAGATGAAAATAGTAGCCCCAGCGGGAAATATGGAAAGATTTTATGCTGCTGTGAAAGCAGGAGCACAAGAGATATACATGGGACTAAAAGGTTTTGGAGCTAGAAGAAATGCAGAAAATTTTACATTAGAAGAGTATAAAGAAGCACTAGATTATGCACATAAAAGAGGAGTAAAAATATTTTTAACTCTTAATACCATTATGATGGAAAAAGAGATGGAATTTTTATATCCTAATTTAAAAGTTTTATATGAACATGGATTAGATGCAGTAATAGTTCAAGATTTAGGATATTTTAAATATATGAAAGAGAACTTTCCAGATATGGAGTATCATGGAAGTACTCAGATGACTGTAGGAAATCACTATGAAGCTGAATATCTTAGAAAATTAGGATTTACAAGAGTTGTACTTCCAAGAGAGATGACATTTGAAGAGATAAAAAAAATAAGAGAGAATACCTCTATTGAATTAGAGATATTTGTTTCAGGAGCTTTGTGCATATGTTATTCTGGAAATTGCTATATGAGTAGCTTTATAGGAAGTAGAAGTGGAAATAGAGGTATGTGTGCTCAACCTTGTAGAAAAAAATATGAGAATTCCACTGGAGAAAAAGGGTATTTACTTAGTCCTAAGGACCAGCTTTTAGGTTTTGATGAGATAAAAAAACTTAAAGAGATAGGAATAGAGAGTATAAAGGTAGAAGGACGTATGAAAGACCCTAACTATGTTTTTGAAACTGTATCTTATTATCATGATTTAATTGATGGAATAAAAGCTCAAGAAAAATCTTCAGAATTATTCAATAGAGGATATAGTAAGGGATACTTCTATGGAAATGATAACTATATTATGAATAAAGATTACTCATATAATCTAGGGAAAAATTTAGGACTACTTAGTGGGAAAGAGTTAAAATTAAAAAGTAGAGTTGTATTAGGAGATGGGATAATATATCTTTCAAAGAATTTTGAAAAATTAGGTGGAGGATATATCAATAAGATAGAACTAAAGAGTGGAGATATGGGTAGAAAATCTGCTGAAGCTAATGAAGTGATAGTTTTAAAAGATGTTCCAAGAGGAAGTAAGTATGTTTTTAAAAGTTATTCTAAAGAGGTAAATGATGATGCTCAAAGCAGAATGAAAAAAGAGGAGCAAAGACTTATTATCTCTGGAAAATTTGTAGGACATATAGGAGAGAAACCTATTCTTGAATTAGTTGCTAAAAATAATCTAGGTATAGATATAATAGTAAAAGTTGTAGGAGAAAAGGAGATAGAGAGAGCTAGTAAGAAAGCTTTGACTTCTGAGGAATTAAGAGAAAAAATATCTGAGATGGGAGATACTACATTTATATTGGGAGATTTTGTAGCAGATATAGATGAGGGAATATTTATGCCACTATCTGTTTTAAAATCTTTAAGAAGAGAGTGTGTAGAAAAATTAGAAAAACTTTTAGTTGAAAGTTATAGAAGAAAAGCTGGAAATAGATATTCACTTCCAATAGAGGAGGAAAAAACTAGAGAGATAGAGCTAGTAGCTATTGTTTCTAATCTTACACAAGAAAATGCTGTAAAAAAATTTGGAATAGAAAAAATTTATAAAAGAGGAATAGATATAGCTAAAGAGAGAAGTTTAAATGAGCATGATTTAAATAGTAAATTAGCTTCAAATATCTATCAAATTCTAGAGAATAATAATGAAAAGGTTATGGCAAACTGGAACTTGAATATAACTAATAGATATAGTGTAGAAGCACTTGCACAAACAGGTAAAGTTGAAAGTGTCATAATATCGCCAGAATTAAGTTTTGAAAAGATAAAAGAGATAGGAAAAACTTCTATAAAAAAAGCTATTTTAGGATATTCAAGACTTAAGGGAATGTATATAGAGCTTCCTCTTTTTGATAAAGAAAAAGAAACTTTAAAAAATGAAGAGGGAGATATTTTTACAGCTATAAAAAACGATGTAGGAAATACAGAGATATACTTAGAAAAACCTTTAAATATTTTAAATGATATTAAAAAGCTTAATGAATTGATGATAGATGAAGTAGTATTAGAATTTACAACTGAAACAAAGGAAGAAGTAGAAAAAGTACTAGAGGATATGAAAAATAGAACAGGATTTTATAAAGCATATAACTATGAGAGAGGAGTATATTAATTATGAATAGAAGAATAGTAAGAAATCTAGGAACTTGGTTTGGACTTGGGGATATGCCAAAAGCACCAGGAACATTTGGAACATTAGGAGGAATACCAGTATTTATAGTACTATCTTTTATAAGAGGATTTTTTCCAAATAATATGGTGTATAACTCATTTTATTTTATGTTTTTAATGACTTTCTTTGGAGTAGCTGTATATGTTTCAGATGTTTGTGAAAGAGAGATTTTTAAAAAAGAGGACCCTCAAAATGTAGTAATAGATGAGGTACTTGGATATCTTACTACACTTTTTTTAATCAATCCTGTTGGAGTATTTCAAAATTTAGTAGCTATGGGAATAGCTTTTGTAATATTTAGATTTTTAGATATCAGTAAGATTGGACCTATTGATAAAGCTCAACATTTTGACAATGGTGTAGGGGTTGTCTTAGATGATTTTTTAGCTGGAGTAATAGGGAATTTTATAATGGTTTGTATTTGGACAATTTTCTTTTAGGAGGAAATAATGAAAGTAGGAGTTATACTTGTAGGAACAGAGCTTTTAAATGGTGGGATGTTAGATACCAATAGTCTTTATATAGCTGAAGAACTTAATAAATATGGTTTAGAGATGAAATTTAAAATAACAGTTAGAGATTTTAGAGATGAGATATATTCAGCTATAGATTATTGTAAAAAAAATGTGGATTTAATAATTATATCTGGTGGACTTGGTCCAACTCTTGATGATATTACAAAGGAGGTTATAGCTGAGTATGTGAAAAAACCTCTTGTAGTAGATGATGATGAGTTAGAGGAATTAAAAGAGAAGTTTGAAAGAGCTGGATTAAAATTTAAGACTCTTAATGCTAAAGAGGTAGAGAAACCAGAAGGAGCTGTTACATTTAAAAATGATGTGGGAATGGCTCCAGCTGTATATATAGATGATATAGTGGCTTTTCCTGGTGTTCCAAAAGAATTGTATAATATGTTACCCAAATTTTTAGATTGGTATGTGAAAGAGAAAAAAATATTAGATGATGAGATATATATTAAAGATTTAATAACCTATGGAATAGCAGAATCATTACTATATGAAGCAGTAAGAGAGTTTTTTACTGAAGAGGGAATATACTATGAATTTCTTGTAAAAGATTATGGAATACTTATAAGACTTCAAAGTAAAATGAGCAATAAAAATAAAGTGGAAAAAATTGTGAAAAAGATATATAATAAAATAGGTGAGTTTATCTTTGGAGAAGATAACGATAGACTTGAAAAGAAAGTTGTAGAGCTTTTAAAAAAATTAAATATGAATATATCAACAGCAGAGTCTTGTACAGGTGGAATGTTGGCAAGTAAGCTTATAGATGTTCCAGGGGTTTCAGATGTATTT
This DNA window, taken from Fusobacterium mortiferum ATCC 9817, encodes the following:
- the coaE gene encoding dephospho-CoA kinase (Dephospho-CoA kinase (CoaE) performs the final step in coenzyme A biosynthesis.), with amino-acid sequence MIVGLTGGIASGKSTVSNLFRKYGIEIVDADKVAKEVSEKKESIEKISNIFGKDILDSDGKIVREKLREKAFKNRELLQELNKIIHPQVMEYFKRKKEENSKDEILIFDIPLLYEAKMEYLCDKIIVVGVDVQKQIRRVVARDGSSEELAKKIIFNQMPLNEKIKKADIVIMNDGTLDELEEKVMKIYRELKER
- a CDS encoding chromate transporter — encoded protein: MVLLQLYWSFFKIGLFSIGGGYASLPLIQKEVVDLHQWITMTEFTDIITISQMTPGPIAINTSTFVGTQIGGLLGAIVATLGCVSPSFIIVLFLAHIYVKYRNLDTVSNILYGLRPAVVSLIGAAGLSIIFLAFFGQRNFSLDLSINYISVIFFIVGMFFLRKYKSSPIYVMLGCGVAGAIIYNI
- a CDS encoding peptidase U32 family protein — translated: MKIVAPAGNMERFYAAVKAGAQEIYMGLKGFGARRNAENFTLEEYKEALDYAHKRGVKIFLTLNTIMMEKEMEFLYPNLKVLYEHGLDAVIVQDLGYFKYMKENFPDMEYHGSTQMTVGNHYEAEYLRKLGFTRVVLPREMTFEEIKKIRENTSIELEIFVSGALCICYSGNCYMSSFIGSRSGNRGMCAQPCRKKYENSTGEKGYLLSPKDQLLGFDEIKKLKEIGIESIKVEGRMKDPNYVFETVSYYHDLIDGIKAQEKSSELFNRGYSKGYFYGNDNYIMNKDYSYNLGKNLGLLSGKELKLKSRVVLGDGIIYLSKNFEKLGGGYINKIELKSGDMGRKSAEANEVIVLKDVPRGSKYVFKSYSKEVNDDAQSRMKKEEQRLIISGKFVGHIGEKPILELVAKNNLGIDIIVKVVGEKEIERASKKALTSEELREKISEMGDTTFILGDFVADIDEGIFMPLSVLKSLRRECVEKLEKLLVESYRRKAGNRYSLPIEEEKTREIELVAIVSNLTQENAVKKFGIEKIYKRGIDIAKERSLNEHDLNSKLASNIYQILENNNEKVMANWNLNITNRYSVEALAQTGKVESVIISPELSFEKIKEIGKTSIKKAILGYSRLKGMYIELPLFDKEKETLKNEEGDIFTAIKNDVGNTEIYLEKPLNILNDIKKLNELMIDEVVLEFTTETKEEVEKVLEDMKNRTGFYKAYNYERGVY
- a CDS encoding MerR family transcriptional regulator, whose amino-acid sequence is MKKLYKIGDISKLYNISNDILRYYEKIGLLIPDVRGENGYRYYSESQLWKLNNIRSLRNLGVSLNEIIDFLNTRSIKKTKEMIKFQLKKIDENLRELLKLKEELELKKENIRYFEHFSDYEIPRIKYYPKRYILLKNGKFKDENEINLELKKLKRKSEEDNDFIFTESEIGTVIKLEEWEKGNYSDYIGTFIITNEIKENFLDEGEYLTYFFSGDYINLSKHYKKLKEFIRENNYRVCGNIIELYHIEMHITENKEEYVTEIQIPLEKK
- a CDS encoding CinA family nicotinamide mononucleotide deamidase-related protein; amino-acid sequence: MKVGVILVGTELLNGGMLDTNSLYIAEELNKYGLEMKFKITVRDFRDEIYSAIDYCKKNVDLIIISGGLGPTLDDITKEVIAEYVKKPLVVDDDELEELKEKFERAGLKFKTLNAKEVEKPEGAVTFKNDVGMAPAVYIDDIVAFPGVPKELYNMLPKFLDWYVKEKKILDDEIYIKDLITYGIAESLLYEAVREFFTEEGIYYEFLVKDYGILIRLQSKMSNKNKVEKIVKKIYNKIGEFIFGEDNDRLEKKVVELLKKLNMNISTAESCTGGMLASKLIDVPGVSDVFYEGVVSYSNEAKINRLGVRKEILDKYGAVSEEVAKEMVMGLTTDVALSTTGIAGPDGGSEEKPVGLVYMGIRIKDKIYVEKRVFRGDRNKVRKRTVSHTLFTLIKILNEDV
- a CDS encoding chromate transporter, translating into MEKNRKFYLKLFLSTFYLSAFTFGGGYVIVPLMRKKFVNEYGWIDENEMIDLIAIAQSAPGVIAINASLIIGYKLAGILGAIIALVGTVLPPLIIISIISLFYIAFRDNRIVNGAMQGMQAGVAAVIADVVFKMVGDIRKKDKLSTYLMIIVFIATFFVNIIVIILTCGVFGIIYNRYIRKRVK
- a CDS encoding HAD family hydrolase, whose product is MIKLIITDMDGTLLNSKNEINDEFWEIQDKLSKQDVIFAVASGRPYYNLVERFKNIKDNMLFISENGACVMYQEKEIYSNTMKREDVFFLLNICKNIKGIVPILCGKKSAYVEKNIYYNDRCGFKEEISKYYNKLEIVDDLNEVEDEFFKIAVCDFLISEKNSYKYFKGYEDKFQVVISGKVWMDLGKLDTSKGMAIRMTQQNLNISYDETMVFGDYLNDYSMMEEAKYSYAMKNAHSQLKEVANFITKEDNDNNGVLETIKEYFPNL
- a CDS encoding phosphatidylglycerophosphatase A family protein — its product is MNRRIVRNLGTWFGLGDMPKAPGTFGTLGGIPVFIVLSFIRGFFPNNMVYNSFYFMFLMTFFGVAVYVSDVCEREIFKKEDPQNVVIDEVLGYLTTLFLINPVGVFQNLVAMGIAFVIFRFLDISKIGPIDKAQHFDNGVGVVLDDFLAGVIGNFIMVCIWTIFF
- a CDS encoding MATE family efflux transporter, producing MKVGFAEFLAEVSTGISIFVFNLVILKNLGEKGVSAFGIIGYISSFITMTMIGFNQGVQPILSFNLGAKEHKKIFEIIKNSFFILGVLGIFFYTLINIFSANIVSIFLNDVEDINLTKKALTTYSFAYLICGFNIFSAGYFTAVDMVKISTIITMLRGILLLVLFILILPIFLGTTGIWITMFVTEGITLIFSYIFMKKYNPLLKK